One stretch of Comamonas testosteroni DNA includes these proteins:
- a CDS encoding FAS1-like dehydratase domain-containing protein, translating to MNPNTVQIDAAALTKLQSWQERSETMSDIITAAPLRALSATLDRDDPVPGDGSAVPALWHWLYFLPHARQSEIGPDGHPRRGGFLPPVPLPRRMWAGGRIRWEAGNPLRVGQQVQRVSTIRSVQHKTGRSGELLFVLVEHRFSNQDGLALVEEHDIVYRAAARPGDPVPPPQQPPLAGQAAWSRTIVPDDILLFRYSALTFNGHRIHYDRQYVTQVEGYPGLIVHGPLIATLLLDLLRRQLQGARVVAFDFKALRPTFDLHPFSVHGKPREDGRTIDLWARDHDGFLTMQATATVA from the coding sequence ATGAATCCGAACACTGTCCAGATCGACGCTGCCGCCCTGACCAAGCTCCAGTCTTGGCAGGAGCGCAGCGAGACCATGTCCGACATCATCACCGCCGCTCCGCTGCGTGCCCTCTCGGCCACGCTGGACCGTGACGACCCGGTGCCTGGAGATGGCTCAGCCGTGCCTGCGTTATGGCACTGGCTGTACTTTCTGCCGCATGCCCGTCAGAGTGAGATCGGCCCCGACGGGCATCCCCGGCGCGGTGGCTTTCTGCCGCCTGTGCCGCTGCCGCGCCGCATGTGGGCGGGAGGGAGGATTCGCTGGGAAGCGGGCAATCCGCTGCGCGTGGGGCAGCAGGTGCAGCGCGTCTCCACCATCCGCAGCGTGCAGCACAAGACCGGACGCTCGGGCGAGCTGCTGTTCGTGCTGGTGGAGCATCGCTTCTCGAACCAGGACGGTCTGGCGCTGGTCGAGGAGCACGACATCGTCTACCGGGCCGCCGCCAGGCCCGGCGATCCGGTGCCGCCACCGCAGCAGCCGCCGCTGGCGGGCCAGGCTGCCTGGTCGCGCACCATCGTGCCCGACGACATCTTGCTGTTTCGCTACTCGGCGCTGACCTTCAACGGCCACCGCATCCACTACGACCGCCAGTATGTGACACAGGTGGAGGGCTACCCGGGCCTGATCGTGCATGGTCCGCTGATTGCCACGCTGCTGCTCGATCTGCTGCGCCGCCAGCTGCAGGGCGCCAGGGTGGTCGCGTTCGACTTCAAGGCCTTGCGGCCGACCTTCGACCTGCACCCTTTCAGCGTGCACGGCAAGCCGCGCGAGGACGGCAGGACCATCGACCTGTGGGCGCGGGATCACGACGGCTTTCTCACCATGCAGGCTACGGCCACGGTGGCTTGA
- a CDS encoding Bug family tripartite tricarboxylate transporter substrate binding protein has protein sequence MPVRSAPPSTPSVSRRSLCAGALLTLGLPTWAQTSYPARPIVLVVPQAAGGTNDIVGRIVAQKLGEKLSVGTVVENRPGAGGNIGTQAVAKAARDGHTLLMTISSSQAINPALYKSPGFDPVGDFTPVSMIGAVPNVLLAHPSFPARTVPELLALARSKPGELQYASAGNGTLNHLLGEMLNQMAGVQLQHVPYKGVAPALNDVLGGQLPLLFGSLPSTLQYIKSGKLRALAVSSAARSPLLPDVPSLGEFVPGYNGTLWIALFAPRGLPPAVMSRLREGMQQAMADKDMRTQLQAQGVELAGTPERQVTPDELAAVLRQDIAKWAQIVKTSGATVN, from the coding sequence GTGCCAGTCCGATCAGCCCCGCCCTCCACTCCATCGGTATCGCGCCGCAGCCTCTGCGCCGGCGCCCTGCTGACCCTGGGCCTGCCGACCTGGGCGCAGACCTCCTATCCCGCCCGCCCCATCGTGCTGGTGGTGCCCCAGGCAGCGGGCGGAACCAATGACATCGTGGGCCGCATCGTGGCACAGAAATTGGGCGAGAAGCTGTCCGTGGGCACGGTGGTCGAGAACCGCCCCGGTGCGGGCGGCAACATCGGTACCCAGGCCGTGGCCAAGGCCGCCAGGGACGGCCATACATTGCTGATGACCATCAGCAGCAGCCAGGCCATCAATCCCGCACTCTACAAGTCGCCGGGCTTCGATCCCGTGGGCGACTTCACGCCGGTGAGCATGATCGGCGCCGTGCCCAATGTGCTGCTGGCCCATCCATCATTTCCCGCACGGACCGTTCCCGAGCTGCTGGCCCTGGCCAGGTCCAAGCCCGGCGAGCTGCAATATGCATCGGCAGGCAACGGTACGCTCAACCACCTGCTGGGCGAGATGCTTAACCAGATGGCCGGCGTGCAGCTGCAGCATGTCCCCTACAAGGGCGTGGCGCCGGCACTTAACGATGTGCTGGGCGGGCAGCTGCCGCTGCTGTTCGGCAGCCTGCCGTCCACGCTGCAGTACATCAAGTCGGGCAAGCTGCGGGCACTGGCGGTCAGCAGCGCAGCGCGCTCGCCCTTGCTGCCCGACGTGCCATCGCTGGGTGAGTTCGTGCCCGGCTACAACGGCACGCTGTGGATTGCCCTGTTCGCGCCGCGCGGCCTGCCGCCTGCGGTGATGAGCCGGCTGCGCGAAGGCATGCAGCAGGCCATGGCGGACAAGGACATGCGCACCCAGTTGCAGGCCCAGGGCGTGGAGCTTGCGGGCACGCCAGAGCGTCAAGTCACGCCCGACGAGCTGGCTGCCGTCCTCAGGCAGGACATCGCCAAATGGGCGCAGATCGTGAAGACCTCCGGCGCCACGGTGAACTGA
- a CDS encoding acyl-CoA dehydrogenase family protein, translating into MIEHTSSNNHHEIRDAIRALCAEFPDEYFRKIDEQRVYPETFVDALTKAGWLAALIPQEYGGSGLGLTEASVIMEEINRCGGNSGACHGQMYNMGTLLRHGSQAQKEKYLPRIASGEWRLQSMGVTEPTTGTDTTKIKTSAVKKDGRYVINGQKVWISRIQHSDFMILLARTTPLAEVKKKSEGMSIFMVDLAEAQGLPPRSPAAQGSLPPEGAALGLGAARQPKKGLTVRPIPNMVNHETNELFFEDLEIPEENLIGEEGKGFKYILDGLNAERTLIAAECIGDGYWFLDRVTNYVRDRQVFGRPIGQNQGVQFPIADAFIEVEAANLMRWKACELFDANQAMGAQANMAKYLAAKASWEAANACIQFHGGFGFACEYDVERKFRETRLYQVAPISTNLIYSYVAEHILGLPRSF; encoded by the coding sequence ATGATAGAACACACCAGCTCCAATAACCACCACGAAATCCGCGATGCCATCCGCGCGCTGTGTGCGGAGTTTCCCGACGAGTATTTCCGCAAGATCGACGAGCAGCGCGTCTATCCCGAGACCTTTGTGGACGCGCTGACCAAGGCCGGCTGGCTGGCCGCGCTGATTCCGCAGGAGTACGGTGGCAGCGGCCTGGGCCTGACCGAGGCCAGCGTCATCATGGAGGAGATCAACCGCTGTGGCGGCAACTCGGGCGCCTGTCACGGCCAGATGTACAACATGGGCACGCTGCTGCGCCATGGCTCGCAGGCGCAGAAGGAGAAATACCTGCCGCGCATCGCCTCGGGCGAATGGCGGCTGCAGTCCATGGGTGTCACAGAGCCCACCACGGGCACGGACACCACCAAGATCAAGACCAGCGCCGTGAAGAAGGACGGGCGCTATGTGATCAATGGCCAGAAGGTCTGGATCAGCCGCATCCAGCACAGCGACTTCATGATCCTGCTGGCGCGCACCACGCCGCTGGCCGAGGTGAAGAAGAAAAGCGAGGGCATGTCCATCTTCATGGTCGACCTGGCCGAGGCGCAAGGCTTGCCCCCACGCTCCCCTGCTGCGCAAGGGTCGCTGCCCCCCGAGGGGGCAGCTTTGGGCCTTGGGGCGGCCCGGCAGCCCAAAAAGGGCCTGACCGTGCGTCCCATTCCCAACATGGTCAACCACGAGACCAACGAGCTGTTCTTCGAGGACCTGGAGATTCCCGAGGAGAACCTGATCGGCGAGGAAGGCAAGGGCTTCAAGTACATCCTGGACGGCCTCAATGCCGAGCGCACGCTGATCGCCGCCGAGTGCATAGGCGACGGCTACTGGTTCCTGGACCGCGTGACCAACTATGTGCGCGACCGCCAGGTTTTCGGCCGCCCCATCGGCCAGAACCAGGGCGTGCAGTTCCCGATCGCCGATGCCTTCATCGAGGTCGAGGCCGCCAATCTCATGCGCTGGAAGGCCTGCGAACTGTTCGATGCGAACCAGGCGATGGGCGCTCAGGCCAATATGGCCAAGTATCTTGCGGCCAAGGCCAGCTGGGAGGCCGCCAATGCCTGCATCCAGTTCCACGGCGGCTTCGGCTTCGCCTGCGAATACGACGTGGAGCGCAAGTTCCGCGAGACGCGTCTGTACCAGGTGGCGCCGATCTCCACCAACCTGATCTATTCCTATGTGGCCGAGCACATCCTCGGGCTGCCCCGCTCGTTTTGA